The segment CCAGCCGCGCCACGCTCGCCGGCACGGCGATGGGCGCGATGGCGCCGGTCACGCCCAGAATCCCCAGCAGGTTGAAGGTGTTGCTGCCCAGGATGTTGCCCACGGCCACGTCGGTGTGGCCGCGCGCGGCCGCGATCGTGGACACCGCCAGCTCGGGCAGCGAGGTGCCCAGCGCCACCAGCGTCAGCCCGATCGCCGCCTCCGACAGCCCCGCGCCGCGCGCCACCGCGACCGCGCCCGTCACCAGCAGGTCCGCGCCCGCCACCACGCCCGCCAGCCCCAAGGCCGCCAGTGCCACGCCGGCCAGCAGCCGGTGCGGAATCGCCCGCGCGGCCGGCAGGTCCGCCGCCGCGTCGTGCGCCGCCGTCGGCCCTGCGCGGCGCTCGTGGCGGTAGGCCGCGATCAGGTAGGCCACCAGCGCCAGCACCAGCAGCGCGCCCATCCAGCGCGTTACCACGCCGGTCGCCAGCACCCCCGCGCACGCCAGCGAGGCGGCC is part of the Limimonas halophila genome and harbors:
- a CDS encoding calcium/sodium antiporter, whose amino-acid sequence is MPTWLAVTAGLAVLLAGGQAFVHGSTGVARQLGLSPLLIGLTLVGFGTSLPELVTSVQAARVGAPGIAVGNVVGSNIANLLLIGGLAAVVTPIAVARTALWRDGGVMLAASLACAGVLATGVVTRWMGALLVLALVAYLIAAYRHERRAGPTAAHDAAADLPAARAIPHRLLAGVALAALGLAGVVAGADLLVTGAVAVARGAGLSEAAIGLTLVALGTSLPELAVSTIAAARGHTDVAVGNILGSNTFNLLGILGVTGAIAPIAVPASVARLDVWLMLGVSALFLALAASRAGVARWEGALLLLAYGGYLGVLIGVRG